From a single uncultured Fibrobacter sp. genomic region:
- a CDS encoding BspA family leucine-rich repeat surface protein: MLKPANKEELKKIIDKRIQTKGYRCDLNDIDVSDITDMSYLFFGSSFNGDISEWDVSKVTNMSHMFDGNCWDEDFDEKNLFNGDISRWDVSNVTDMSWMFMDSKFNGDISQWNVSNVTNMNRMFLGSKFNGDISRWDVSKVIDMGMMFYGSAFDSDIGQWNVSNVTDMSMMFNFSKFNGDISNWNISEEISSQDSWVRHNYIRKQYLTENALLEKQFLTATSLNKKEILRNLIHTRVYLFGSGCDLNDLDVSDITDMSGVFSGSTFNGDISKWDVSNVTDMHEMFSNSAFNGNISEWDVSKVTNMWSMFKGSSFNGDISNWDVSNVTDMHEMFSNSAFNGNISQWDVSNVTSMSGMFRKSPFNGNISQWDVSNVTNMSGMFSGSSFNSDISQWNVSNVKYMSSMFSNSTFNSDISEWDVSKVTSMWSMFSGSTFNGDISNWDVSKVTDMSNMFSNSTFNGNISQWNVSNVTSMWSMFKGSAFNGDISEWDVFPEFLNQDGWIRCTYTKKQFLAAPALDKKELLRNLIDERIKLLGPECNLNDIDVSDITDMSRMFYKSPFKGNISKWDVSNVTNMREMFWNSQFNGDISKWKVSKVKDMRSMFKGSSFNRDISRWDVSKVTDMSYMFSQSNFNGNISEWKVSNVTDMSRMFYKSPFNGDISKWDVSNVTDDYGMFTLSNFDGDTSNWKIRPNSNTKNMFEDK; this comes from the coding sequence ATGCTCAAACCTGCAAATAAAGAAGAACTGAAGAAAATTATCGACAAACGCATTCAGACCAAGGGATACAGATGCGACCTGAACGACATCGATGTTTCGGATATCACCGATATGAGTTATCTGTTTTTTGGAAGCTCATTCAATGGCGACATTAGCGAGTGGGACGTGTCTAAAGTAACTAACATGAGCCATATGTTTGATGGCAATTGTTGGGATGAAGACTTCGATGAAAAAAATCTGTTTAACGGCGATATCAGTAGGTGGGATGTATCCAATGTGACCGACATGAGCTGGATGTTCATGGACAGTAAATTCAACGGCGACATCAGCCAGTGGAATGTGTCCAATGTGACTAACATGAATAGAATGTTTTTGGGCAGTAAATTCAACGGTGACATCAGTAGGTGGGATGTGTCCAAAGTGATCGACATGGGCATGATGTTCTACGGTAGTGCATTCGACAGCGACATCGGCCAGTGGAACGTATCCAACGTGACCGACATGAGCATGATGTTCAACTTTAGCAAATTCAACGGTGACATTAGCAACTGGAACATATCCGAAGAAATTTCAAGTCAGGATAGCTGGGTTCGTCATAATTACATAAGAAAACAGTATTTAACGGAAAACGCTCTCTTAGAAAAACAGTTTTTAACAGCAACCTCTCTCAATAAAAAAGAAATTTTGAGAAATCTTATTCACACAAGAGTTTATCTGTTCGGATCCGGATGCGACCTGAACGACCTCGATGTTTCGGACATTACCGATATGAGTGGGGTGTTTTCTGGAAGCACATTCAACGGCGACATCAGCAAATGGGACGTATCCAATGTGACTGACATGCACGAAATGTTCAGCAATAGCGCATTCAACGGCAACATCAGCGAGTGGGACGTATCCAAAGTGACGAACATGTGGAGCATGTTTAAAGGAAGCTCATTCAATGGCGATATCAGCAACTGGGATGTGTCTAATGTGACCGATATGCACGAAATGTTCAGCAATAGCGCATTCAACGGCAACATCAGCCAGTGGGACGTATCCAACGTGACCAGCATGAGCGGGATGTTCCGTAAAAGCCCATTCAACGGCAACATCAGCCAGTGGGATGTATCCAACGTGACTAACATGAGCGGAATGTTTTCTGGCAGCTCATTCAACAGCGACATCAGCCAATGGAATGTTTCCAACGTGAAGTACATGAGTAGTATGTTCAGCAATAGCACATTCAACAGCGACATCAGCGAGTGGGATGTATCCAAAGTGACCAGCATGTGGAGCATGTTTTCTGGAAGCACATTCAACGGCGACATCAGCAACTGGGATGTATCCAAAGTGACCGACATGAGTAATATGTTCAGCAATAGCACATTCAACGGCAACATCAGCCAGTGGAACGTGTCCAATGTGACCAGCATGTGGAGCATGTTTAAAGGAAGTGCTTTCAACGGAGACATCAGCGAATGGGATGTATTCCCAGAATTTTTAAATCAAGATGGCTGGATTCGTTGTACTTACACAAAAAAACAGTTTTTAGCAGCACCCGCTCTCGATAAAAAAGAACTTTTAAGAAATCTTATTGATGAAAGAATTAAGCTACTCGGCCCCGAATGCAATCTGAACGACATCGATGTTTCGGACATCACCGATATGAGCAGGATGTTCTATAAAAGCCCATTTAAAGGCAACATCAGCAAGTGGGATGTATCCAATGTGACCAACATGCGCGAAATGTTTTGGAATAGTCAGTTCAATGGCGACATTAGCAAGTGGAAAGTCTCCAAAGTGAAGGACATGAGGAGTATGTTTAAAGGAAGCTCATTCAATAGAGACATCAGCCGGTGGGACGTCTCCAAAGTAACCGACATGAGTTATATGTTTTCCCAGAGCAATTTCAACGGCAACATCAGCGAGTGGAAGGTCTCCAATGTGACCGATATGAGCAGGATGTTCTATAAAAGCCCATTTAATGGCGATATCAGCAAATGGGACGTATCTAATGTGACCGACGATTACGGGATGTTCACCCTTAGCAACTTCGACGGCGACACCAGCAATTGGAAAATACGCCCTAACAGCAACACCAAGAACATGTTTGAAGACAAATAA
- a CDS encoding serine protease, whose protein sequence is MKQLVGITLSFIAMAFADDNMHNGTGFFVNREYIVTAYHVVENFENTCYYDIKNDTCYKVHIVDYNLESDLVLLKLDDEPVEMPMVCRLAHSELAIGERLTSYGYPDPFIDHELTIIPLSIRMHYRYDGNYNYYRMTGKLRLGMSGGPNFTIDGRIGGVNKSISLVEQNTSNLVKSTEVVRLLHKNGVMEYPNTRNEKKCVISILNSVEDFKSAHYNWGV, encoded by the coding sequence ATGAAACAGCTAGTCGGTATCACCCTTTCTTTCATCGCCATGGCCTTTGCCGACGATAATATGCATAACGGCACGGGGTTCTTCGTTAACAGAGAATACATCGTGACTGCGTACCATGTCGTTGAAAACTTTGAAAACACGTGTTATTACGATATCAAGAATGATACGTGCTACAAAGTTCATATCGTGGATTACAATTTAGAATCAGACCTCGTTCTGTTGAAGCTGGATGATGAACCTGTCGAAATGCCTATGGTATGCCGTCTTGCTCACTCTGAATTGGCTATCGGGGAAAGACTGACATCGTATGGCTACCCTGACCCGTTCATCGACCATGAGTTGACCATTATCCCGTTGAGCATTCGTATGCACTATCGTTATGATGGCAATTACAACTATTATCGCATGACGGGAAAATTGCGGCTTGGAATGTCTGGCGGGCCTAATTTTACCATAGATGGTCGAATCGGGGGAGTGAACAAGTCGATATCGCTGGTTGAACAGAATACCAGCAATCTGGTGAAGTCTACGGAAGTGGTTCGTCTGCTCCATAAAAATGGTGTAATGGAGTATCCGAACACCAGGAATGAGAAAAAATGTGTTATCAGCATCTTGAATTCCGTTGAAGATTTTAAGTCTGCTCACTATAACTGGGGCGTATAA